Part of the Benincasa hispida cultivar B227 chromosome 12, ASM972705v1, whole genome shotgun sequence genome is shown below.
ctcatttcttttcttttttcagttaaaatattattttggtcagGTATTCTGGGATTGATTCGATCTTTTGttttaaaaggatttttttcaattttagtatGTACTTtcaattgttcaattttagttcttagAATTTCAAACAAATAGTTTTGTTGTTGCTTTTTCATAAGAATTTTAGCTTTTTCACCATAAATTTTGCAGATATTAACATGGTGAAATTCTTTTGTttgcatgaaaattaaatttattattattattattattatttaatcaattttaataaaaaaaataattgtgaaGAATTATTGAATGTAcaataactaaaattgaaaaatttacaaaatgagctactaaaatagtatttaatttcttttccctttttccctttttctttttctagaaaaagaaaaattagaaatattgcattcaaaaattaatgtggagtgaaatttaaattttataaattaccATGAATAAATAGTTCAGACTCACATTTAGTATCTATGCTTTTTATAAATCTAACAATTTGGTTCTTACCATTCAAAAGTGATCTAGTTCCTATTACTGCAATACAAAGACTAAATCttgtatttttagaaattggtagaccaaatagttttgaaattatAGAAATTAATGGTGTGTTTGAAATATCATTCCAAGTGATTAAATTAAAgaataagttattttaaaaatacttctGAAAAATAGTTGTCAAACACACGTatacttttattttcaagaGTTTTTATCAAAGGTGTTTAAATAGAAAtacatttttgaaaaaaaaaaatcataaatcatTCTAAACCggttctaaatttgaattttatgaatgaTAAAGAGTATTAATGTTTTGGATAGTTTGAGAGGTAATAATATGGACATTGTcaaatcaaaatatagaaattcaAATTACTGGAAATGACAACTACAAAAtactatgaactaataatttaaaataatcactGTCAGAGTTGATCGATGGTGGAGGTGGTTGCTGGAGTTGTCGGCAGTGGTTGCGGCTGACGGATGGTGGGGTAACCACAACAGAGTAGAaatgaggtagatgatttttggGACATTTAGTACTTTTAAGAATTATACAAATTAGAAAGAGATTAaccattaaatatttaaaaataatttttctaaaagttgattttaaaagtttatcctaaaccaacttattttataaattcatattttcaaaatctatttaaattttttataaaatgatttactttttaaattaaacagtATTTCAAACCTGAATATATTTACTAAAACCCCATTTTCTAAAGTGTAATATTAATTCACGGATACGGACTACACCACTAACGTACAGCATGCTTTAACTTAATACCAAACATATTCTTTAATGTGTATCCATcactattactattattatttttggtaTTGTTATCATTATTACTATAATAAGAAAAGCAAGTTATAAGAATTTGATTAAACCACAAgtttagtctttaaactttgaaaaatatCTCATAGTTTCggatttttaataattttttgatatattcaaaattttcaaaagttaactaatttataaatattaaattatattttatttataatggaACCTCATACTTCTAATTTTGCATCTAGTAGGTTTCCTATAAAAAAaggttcataattttttttttaaatgttgaatATGTCAAAAACTTATTAGGCACaaacttaaaagtttaaagCAAGTATAAAAATATCTGTCAACATGTCGATATCCGtaaattaaagagttcaatatCAATACTAAATATCCATGGATATTTCCAACATATGTCATTAATGCTTGCAAAACCTAAAAAAATGTCATCTATTTTAGTCTAATATAAATAGGCATACTAATAACAATATCTCTAACTTAGTTTGGGAGTAAAACcgacttaattattaatttcaataaaatttataaattttgtgatTTACAAAAACATCATTTTATcaaaatattcataattaaaaaCTCGATATCACTACATCGATAGACGATTTACTACACACTAATTTGAAAGTGCCAGGGCCAAATAGACCTAACTCTAAAAGGTTAGGAACTAATAATTAAACTTGAAAGGTTCTTTAGAATTCCAACTCAAAAGAGGATAATTTTGACCACTTGAACAGAGCCAATAGTctataattttgattaaaaagatttaaaatagCTTGAATTTTACTAGTTATTCAAAATGACAAGTTATAAtaatttcattcataaagaTAAAAAGATTTATTCCTAATCAAGATAGATTTGAAGATCAGAGAGACTGGCCTCAAAGCAGAGTAGCTTGGGAAAAGTGGAAAAAAAGAGAAGGGGGTTACATCAATTAAGAAGCACTCAATTATTTGAGAGTCagaaagaaagaatgaaagTTCAGTTCTAGTGTTCCAAATctctaaaaagaagaaaaccaaaCAAACAAGTAGAAGCCAAGGGGGATAGGATTGTCAAGCTAGTGTCACTGTCATTGCAGCATCCCAAAATCTGCaataacatatacattttctcttcttccttctagTAGAAGGTGAAATGTGGAGTTAGTTTGAAGTTTCAACCCCATCTAAGAATTGCAGACCCCCAGGTTAGACCTGCCCCAAAACCTGAAGTTGCAATTGTATGCCCCGCCTTCACCTTCCCGCTTCGAACTGCTTCGTCCAATGCCAATGGAATGGAAGCAGCACTTGTGTTACCGTAGTTTGCCAGATTTGATATCACACGCTCAGATGGAACCTCTAAGCGAGCAGCTACTGCATCGATGATCCTTTGGTTTGCCtgcatattttatcaatgaacATGTTAAGTAAATACTTAGTTACTAAATCCCTACATAGAACTTTTTAAGTCACAATGGGAATTAGAATTCGGAAGATTGATACATTCTGGTAATTTTCCTGTTTCATCAGACTGTTCAAACTTCAAACTAAAGGTGATATGAAGTCTATTTTGCAGTGACAGATACCTGATGTAACAACAACCAATCGATGTTAGATGCATTTAAACCAGCTTTTTGAAGGGCAGCCTCAATTGACTGTGGCACACAGCGAACGGCAAATCGAAAGACCTCCTTGCCATTCATATGAATACAGGAATACGTGACATTTTTCGGAGGAAAACCAGCCACAGAGCCATTAGAACCCAATTTTTGATCAGATTCTTTTTCCTTGATTCCAGCATTCAAATGCCTGTTCCATTCCAGACTTACGTTTCTAATCATAATACCTCACTAAATCATAAATGGAACAAGGAAGAATATCAGAAAAGCACACCTTTGGCCATCCCCATCACTGTGCAAGTCAAAACCAAATAAACCATCATCCTCAGTATCACATGCCTGAAACCAAATAAATTGTTGAAAGGAATTCTTAGGTAACAACACTTGTTTCACAGGAAATAAAAGTCAGCAATAAGATGTGACATATTGTATATATCAGAATCTTAATAGCAAACAGTTGCTGTTATCCTCACTATAGAATTTATACCTGCAGTAGTACAGCACCAGCAGCATCTCCGAAAAGAATGCAGGATGCTCTATCAGACCAGTCGACATACCGAGAAAGAGCATCAGCACCAATGACAAGAACATTAGAAAATCCACCTCCTGCAGTTATAGGTAAAGTAGTTTATTGCTTTAAAACCCAAGGGGAAAAATGATATAGGCAACAAGACAAAACCAAGACTCTTTACCCCTTATGTGACAAGCAGCTGATACTAAACCCAGTAGAAATCCACTACATGCAGCTGTTATATCATAAGACAGGGGATTTTTTTTACAACCAAGAGCTTTTTGGACCTGGATGCAGTGGAGGATAATTAGAAAAGAATGTAGTTTGGATAAATTCAGTAATATCCAAAAGAAAATCAATTGCAGGTGAAGTTCGCTAAAATAGaataatttaacccaaaatacTCGTCTTTGGTAAACTACAAACATGATTGATCTCCTTTTAATATTTACAACTTTAAGAATATATTATACTATTCAGTATTCTCTAACCAGAGATTGAAGCAATGGCCATACAAGCAATCTGTCAAATCACCACTAGTCTCAAAGACTTGATATTGTGTTTTTAACCATTGACCCAAAAGCTTGAATTGATAGATTAGAATATTGATCTTTAATACATATTCTTAATACAATCCACCAAAGTATGACCGCTCGAAATGATGGTGCTTTTTTGGCAACCTATGTGCCCCAAAAAAGTCGAGGTGTTTTTGCAGATCTTCACTTTTGAGAGGTTGAATACATGTTGCAAAATCCAAAGAACTCTTTGAAACTATGTCTTTCTCCCAATTTGGTATGTTCTTAGTAAAATAGTGGGGAATAGTTAATgcatatcttcttttttttgccTCTTTGTTGCTTCCTGTTGGGATGGGCTGTTTAGCTTGTTAGGCGTTGCCTAATAAAGCTTTGGATACCCTCTACCTTAAAGCACTGGCAAAAACTCTTTGGTTCAACAGTGTCTATGCCCTCCTCTAAAGACTTTGGTTTAAAAGGAACTCCCTAATCTTCGTGATCAAGAGACAAACAAGGATTTTTCTGGGACTTGGTTACTCTTTTTTATTCTACTTGGTcttctatttctattttttttttaaaaaaaacaaaattataattatagaCCGACACAGATTTACACTAGTTGGGTCTCTTTTTTGAACCCGTCGGTGAGTGGGATATCTCGTCCCCCCTCCTTTTGTATTTCTCTCTTTTGATAATGAATGTCTTGTttcttattaaaataaattaaatttaaaaataaaaaatgagagagagagaaaaaatgatTTCACCATTTACATAAACTAAGTTGAATGGAGGTACTCGACCTAAATCCAGCCAGAAGTTCAATTTTAAACCAAGTATTTTATTCTTACAACTTGAGAAACAATGATATAAGCAAAGCATGAGAGAAGTCTGTGAAATTCATAACAAAATTCACCATCCAAATTAGTTGAGTGAACATTGGTAGGGACAGAACACCTAAAACAAGTTTCGGGACAAAGACACTATACAAGGATCATGCAATATTAAAATCTTCTTCAATAGTTCCTTAATATAGCTATGCAAACAAGAACTAGGGACAAAACCTTCAAACTTGAAAAGAATTAAAGGATTTAGTTTTCTTATATGTCCATGGGTGTCCAGGCTAGCTTGTGCGCCTCGACCAATCTCATGGGACAACCAATGGACTCTCCTACATTTTGTTGATAAAAGAAACTTGATTTTAAATCCTTAGTTAGTGGCTACCATAGTTTGAAACTATTCCCTCCAAGCTCATTTTTTCATTGCCCCAATTACCCCCAAGTCAACCTGTGGTGGTTAGAAGAAGCAACGGATTTTTATGCATGGAAACAGCTATATAACTGCCCTAACTAGGTGGAATAGTAGAATGG
Proteins encoded:
- the LOC120068425 gene encoding 3-oxoacyl-[acyl-carrier-protein] synthase 3 A, chloroplastic, whose product is MANTSGFFATSVPSLRTRNLPLGGSFRSGFRSSDGISKAIFCSSSLGAEKVSSGASPSESRVPRIVNRGCKLVGCGSAVPSLKISNDDLAKLVDTNDEWISVRTGIRNRRVIAGKDSSLTALAAEAARGALQMAQVEPDDVDLVLMCTSTPEDLFGNAPQVQKALGCKKNPLSYDITAACSGFLLGLVSAACHIRGGGFSNVLVIGADALSRYVDWSDRASCILFGDAAGAVLLQACDTEDDGLFGFDLHSDGDGQRHLNAGIKEKESDQKLGSNGSVAGFPPKNVTYSCIHMNGKEVFRFAVRCVPQSIEAALQKAGLNASNIDWLLLHQANQRIIDAVAARLEVPSERVISNLANYGNTSAASIPLALDEAVRSGKVKAGHTIATSGFGAGLTWGSAILRWG